Genomic segment of Paenibacillus sp. FSL R5-0623:
CTTCCCTTTATCAACAGAGTCACTACCCGATACGCACCTGGATCAACCTTCAAAGCGATTACAGCCGCAGCAGGACTGATGGAGAAGGTGACCACAGCGGACAAAACCCATGATATCTCTGGCTTGCAATGGCGTAAAGACGATAGTTGGGGCGGTTATTATGTCAAGCGTGTGAAGAGTTTATCTCCGGTTAACATGGTCGATGCACTGGTATACTCGGATAATATTTACTTTGCCATGGAAGCGATCGAGATGGGCAGCGCCAAGTTTATTGATGGGATCCAGAAATTTGGTTTTGGCGATAACTTTGGACTGAATGAACTGTATTTGAAGCCAAGCCAATATGCCAATGAAGCACATCTGGATCTGTCGTCTGAGGTGTTACTCGCTGATACGTCCTACGGGCAAGGGGAAATGTTGATGTCCCCGATTCATCTGGCGTCGTCATTTACACCTTTTATTAATGAAGGGAAACTAGTGAAACCTGTTCTGATCGAGGGAAAAGAAAGCACTGACCCTGACGTAATCATTACTCCGGAAGCCGCAAATACGGTTAAGGATGCTTTGGGAGAAGTTGTTTCCCGGCAGGGCGGTACGGCCCACACCTTGAATTCAATTCCTGGAGGACTCGCGGGCAAGACGGGAACAGCGGAACTGAAAGCAAAGAAGGGAGAGAAGGGGCAGGAAAACGGATTTTTCGTAGTATTTGATACCGACTCTCCGACCTTCCTGTTATCCGCTGTAATTGAAGAGGTGAACGGCCGAGGCGGAAGCCATTATGTCGTGGATAAATTGAAGCCTTTTTTGGAAAAGTTGGAGATTGCGGATAAAGTAAACTTTGCAGACGAATAAAGTGTGTGAAGAAACAAAGTGAAGTTGTAAATAACAAAAAAACACCGGTGACGGTGTTTTTTTGTCTGAGGCTATATCAAACGGTTTATATCTTTGATAGGTATTCGGTTAATTGATGGAATGTTCCAGTAAACCCGGTGTGTACCATCTCTTTTGAAGCCTCAAAAGCTTGATTTTCTTCCTCAGTTGGAGATACAGGTGTAACAATCATTTTAATGGTTGTTGCCCCTTCGTACTCGCTGAACAGCACAGTATTCAGAGTTTTCATAGGCCAGCTTTCGTCAAAGGGAGCACGGACAGTATCACCTTTCTCATCAGAAAAGAAACTGGTGTACACAATTTTCTCTGAAGAAATAATCTCACTGTACACAAATTTAACCCACATAGTGTCGCCATCATCAGGTTTCTGGTTATAATGAAAGACACCGCCAGAACGAAAATCTGATTTAGCAACAGTAAATGTCCAACCTTTTGGGCCCCACCAGTTCTGCAGATGTTCTGATTCGGTAAATGCCTTAAACACAAGTTCACGTGGAGCATTGAAACGATAAGAGATTTCAACTTGATTTGACATTGTGTTTCCTCCAATAGATTTAGGATAAGGTTCGCCATTATTTCCTTGCAGTAATCATAAAGCGTGCCGAGTTAGTACGAATGCCCTTCTCGTCGTGATGTTCATTCACAAACTGCTGGAATCGCTCGAAGTCAGTGTCTACCTTTCCGAAATCAGGAATGATGGGTGCATGGGTTAGGAGAAACATCAAATCTTCGGGTGTAGCGTAATGCTCCACTACATTATATTCACGGGCCTGAATGTCATGGAAACCTGCTGTTTGAAGTTCATGCTTGTATCGTTCCATCAATGTGCCAGGTTGAATGCCACGGCTCTGTCCACGGCCAAAAGCTTCTGAAATGTTGAATTTATCATGTTCGCTGACCTGCTGGGTTAGAAATACCCCTCCCTGAGTAAGAACCCTGAATACTTCTGAAGCAGAGAATCCGGAGTGTCTGGAGGATATCACATTAAAGAAGTGATCTGGAAAATTCAGTTTTTCTGCGTCCATATGAAGAAAGCGTACATTGGAATGACCGCCCGTAGCCTGAAGATTATACTGTGCGGTCTCAATCATTCCTTGAGCGAGATCATTTCCAACTAGCAATAAAGCTTCTTCCGCAATGGACAGAAGGACTTCTCCACCACCTGTTCCAATATCCAGCAATAGATCCGACGAACGCGTATGGCGAACAACTTCCTCTTAGAAGTTCCATCCGATTTTCTCAGAGACAACGTTCATGGAGCTGAAGTTCCAGCCATTCGTCCGGCCTACGCGTTCATAAAAGTCAGCGTAATCTATTTTATTTTTCATTTTCATATTCCTCCAATGTGAGTTTGTTTGAACAGGACAAGTGAGTTGTGCCAAATCGTTCTTGTGTATATGGTCGAATAGGATCAAATTGGACAGACGTATCCCTTGATAGCTGGTACGCGTTTTGACCCAGCCCGACGACTAATTACTTCGAACCATTCGGAGCAACATCCATGTCACCTCACAAGTTGGAATATCATTAATTATATTCAATTGACAGCGTATACGCGAGGTGTTATTTTGAGGTGGAATCTATTCTATGAGTTCGAGGTGATCCAGGGTGGCTATTCGTGCTAAGCAGATTTTTGTCAATTTACCTGTTCAAGATTTGAAGAAATCCGTTGAGTTTTTTACCAAGGTGGGATTTGAGTTTGACGCCAATTTTACGGACGAGTCTGCTACTTGTATGATCATCGGGGAAAATATTTACGCCATGCTTCTGGTGGAGGAACGTTTCCAATCCTTCATCTCGAAAAAAATCTCCAATGCTGCCGATACAACCGAAGTCATCGTTGCCCTGTCTGTAGATAGCCGAGAGCAGGTAGATGTAATTGTACAAGCTGCCCTCGATGCAGGCGCGAAACCATACAACGAACCGCAGGATCACGGATTCATGTATGGATGGAGTTTTCAAGATCCGGATGATCACCTGTGGGAAGTTTCCTATATGGATCTAAGTGCTTTTCCTTCGGAGTAATAAAATGAAAATAACTAGAGCCTTCCTAGATTAATAGGAAGGTTCTTTTTTTGTCAGGCGTACCTTTTTCATTGCTTATATTGGGTGCATCTGTTAAAATACAGAACGAATGTTCAGTATGCATGGGACGGAGTGAAATGGAATGAATATGAATAAAAAGCAACTTCAAACCGAGCAGACCAAGAAAAAACTTGCGGATGCTTCGAAAGCCCTTTTTGTACAAAAAGGTTATAAAGCAACGTCTATTGAGGATATTGTAGCTGCGACGGGCAGTAGCAAAGGCAATATATATTACCATTTTAAAAGTAAAGAAGGCCTGTTCCTTTATCTAATCGATGAGTGGGACCGGGAGTGGGAAGAGAATTGGGCGGCCAAAGAACATCTCTATCGCACCTCCACGGAGAAGATTTATGGTTTGGCGGAACAATTAGTTCTGGACGATATGAATCACCCGCTGACGAAGGCAGCTGATGAGTTCTTCACAGGGGAAAAGAAAGAAAATGATATTGAGGAGCGGATCTCCTTAATGTTTGAGCGGCATATTCAATTTAATAAACAAATGATAGAACAAGGCATTGAGAGCGGTGAGTTCAAAGCAGACAATGTAGATCATCTCGCACTGATTTTGGAAAGTACCATTATTGGTCTTAGTCAGATGTCACGGGGGATGGAGCCTGATCAGGCTCTTGCGTTATACCGACAGGCTGCCAGTGTATTCTTACATGGGATTGCAAAAGATAAAGCTTAAGCAACATTTTGACAATTACGGAGGATGGAATCATGGCATTACTAACACGGAACAGGGGCGCACTGCTGCTGTTAATGTTTAATATTTTTCTCGTTTTTACAGGTATTGGTCTGGTTGTGCCGATCATGCCTGCGTATATGGATCTACTGCATATCACCGGATTCACGGTTGGATTGCTGGTAGCAGCATTTTCCTTCACCCAGTTTCTGTTCTCCCCGCTTGCGGGTCGTTGGTCGGATACGTGGGGACGTAAAAAAATTATCGTTGGCGGCATGCTGATTTTTGCCGTATCGGAGTTTATGTTTGGTGCTGTCAATGCACCAGCCTTGCTCTTCGCTGCCCGGATGCTTGGTGGTATTGGTGCGGCGATGATCTTCCCGGCGGTTATGGCTTACACCGCAGATATTACAACAGAGGAAGAACGCGGCAAAGGTATGGGATTGATTAATGCAGCGATTACAACCGGATTTATCATCGGTCCGGGAATTGGTGGATACATTGCGGACTTTGGCATTCGAATTCCGTTCTACGCCGCAGGGGTTGCCGGTTTATTGGCAGCGATCATTACAATGATTATCTTGCCTGAATCGGCACGAAGCACAGGAGAGCAAAGTAAACCTGTCGCTGGCGCAGCGAAAGTTAAAGCTCCGGGTATGGTAGCCCAATTGTTGAATTCGTACCGTGAGCCATACTTTTTCAGCTTGATCATTGTGTTTGTTATGGCATTTGGTCTGGCGAACTATGAGACGGTATTTTCATTATTTGTGGATCACAAGTTTGGCTTCACGACTAAAGACATCGCATTTATCATTACATTTGGTTCCATCGCGGGTGCGGTTGTGCAAGTATCCCTGATCGGTTGGTTGCTCAATCGATTTGGTGAAAAGATGGTCATTTCAGTATGTCTGTTATTTGTAGCCGTATTTGTACTGTTGACCTTGTTTGTGCATACGTACTGGATGATTCTCGTCGTAACGTTTATCGTCTTTCTGGGTATGGATATTTTACGTCCGGCGATCAGTACACAGATGTCCAAACTGGCACAAGAACAACAGGGCTTTGTGGCCGGACTGAACTCGGCCTACACCAGTTTGGGGAATATCGCAGGTCCAATCGTAGCTGGAGCACTGTTCGATGTGAATATTAACTATCCTTATGTTTCGGCAGCAGCCGTTTTGGCGATCTGTTTCCTGTTATCTCTACGGGTACTCAGAGGGGCCAAAGCGGTAAAGCAACCGAAGGCTGAAATGTAATTTTATAATTGGAAAAGACGTGCATTAACACAAAAAAACAGTCGATCACACCTAACGTGTAGTCGACTGTTTGTTTACTATGATATTAAAGGATTATGGAATTAACGGACTTTTCCATTCGTTTCAATCAGTTTTTGATACCAGTGGAAACTCTGTTTGCGGATACGTCTCAGTTCCTTGATAACGAATTCCTCACGATCCACATAGATGAATCCATAACGTTTGCTTGACCCTTGATGTGTACTCACCAGATCGATCGCAGACCAAGGGCAGAAGCCAAACACATCCACGCCGTCCGTAATCGCCAGTTGAATCTGTTCGATATGTTTATTGAAGAATTCAATACGATATGGATCGTTAACCACGTCACCTTCCTCCAATTTATCGAAGGCACCCAGACCGTTTTCCGTAACAATTAATGGCAGATGATAACGGGAGTAGATCTGGCGAAGGGTAGAGCGGAAGCCCACCGGATCAATTTCCCAGCCAAACTCTGTTTTTTGCAGATAGGGATTCACAGATCCTCTATATGCGCCCGGTTCACCTACGATTTCATGCTGATCTCCTGTATGGGAGAAGTCATTACCATCGTTCAGACTTTCACCAACCGTCTGGGAAGTGTAGTAATTAAACGCAATAAAGTCAGGGTTCCCTTGAGCCAGGATGTCCATATCTCCGTCTTCAATGATGGGCGTATATCCTTTCTCTTCGAGATAACTCCAGGCAATATGATTATAACGTCCATATACCGCCATATCGAGATAGAGCCAGTTACGAATGGCAGCATAGTTATCAGCCGCGAGTGTGTCTTCTGGTTTGGAACTAGCCGGGTAAATTACACCGATATTAGGAGCTGGGCCAATCTTGGCTTCAGGCAGCATTTCATGACACAGGACCATGGCTTTGGCTTGAGCAACCAACATGTGGTGATTTTGCTGATACAGTGTTTTTTGCGGATCAACAAGTGTTGTATCCAGTGTACCCAGAGAGCCGGGATGCAGGATCAGCATATTTTGTTCGTTGATGGTTAGCCAATATTTGACCCGATCTCCGTAGTTCTCATAAAGGGTCTTGGCATATTGTTCAAAAGCATCAATCGTTGTACGGTTGGACCAGCCCCCGTTTTCTTCAAGCGCATAAGGAAGATCGAAATGATACATGGTCACAATGGGTTCAATACCGTATTTAATTAACTCATTAATGAGAGAATCGTAAAAGGCGAGCCCCTTGGGATTCACTTCACCTGCTCCTTGCGGGTAAATGCGTGTCCATGCGATCGAGAAACGGTAGGCTTTGAAGCCCATTTCAGCCAGCAACGCCACATCTTCTTTGTACATATGATAGTGATCACTGGTTACCTTGAAGTCGGTCACACCTTCCACATGGTTGCCCATGTCGATAACAGAAGGGCCTTTACCATCTTCATTCCAGGCTCCCTCAATCTGATAGGCAGAGGTTGAACCTCCCCAGAAGAAATCTTTAGGGAATGGTTTCAGTTGAGTATGTTTCATGGTTAGTTCCTCCTAATTGAATTCATATGTTATAGGTTGGGTCAGACAACGAGAGTCAGCAGGACATCATTTTTCTGTACCTGTTCTTGAGTTGTTTCGAACACATCCACTTCTTGCTGCGTAAGAGTAACCATGACAGGGGTTACGGTTTCGTATCCGGCTTCCATGATCTTATCGATGTCAAACTGGATCAACAGATCGCCCTGTCTGACAATATCACCTTCCTGAACGACAGGAGAGAAGTGTTTTCCTTTCAGTGCTACTGTGTTGATGCCAATATGAATCAGAATTTCCGTTCCTGCGTTGGTGGTTAATCCAATGGCATGTCCAGTCGGGAAGAGGGAGGTGACAACACCGTCTACCGGAGCGACAACTTCACCAATCTCAGGGACAATCGCCAAACCTTTGCCCATAGCACCAGTTGAAAAGGCTGGGTCGTTAATGGTACTCAGTGCTACGGCTTTGCCTGTAAGTGGGCTATAAATTAGTTCTTTCTTGATCTCCGTTGTTTTAGTTTCAGGTACGACAGGAAGTTCTGCTGGTGTACTTTCAGCCGATGTGCTGGAGACAGATTCATTTTTCTCGGAAGCTGTGTCTTTCGTTTTGCTTTCATAACCAAACATCACCGTTAGTACTGCTGCTACCGCAAAGGAGCAGGCAATCGCAATTACGTAGACAACCGTTGGTGTATAGACGGGAATGGCAAATATATTGTGGAACACATAAGCAGTCATTTTAACACCAAAGTGACCATTGATGGCACCGCCGATCGCACCTGCGATAACCACGATAGGAATCACACGTTTATAACGCAGGATCAAACCGTATACAATTGGTTCAGTGACTCCTGCAAGTAAACCTGTAAGGCTGGTTGAACCAGCAAGAGTGCGCAGGGTTTTGTTCTTTTTGGCTTTTAGGAAAATACCGAAAGCTACACCGATTTGTGCAAATACAGCTGCAGCAGCCATGGCTTCAATCGGATCGCCGCCAACCCCGATATTCTGTATCGTAATTGGAGTGAAGCCCCAGTGGAGTCCAAAGACAACCATGAAGGTCATGAATCCACCCAGTACAACCCCTGATAATATACCGCTGACACCAATGAGCCAAGTTACGCCGGAGGAGATCCAGTCACCTACTGTGGTGCCGAATGGTCCGAAGGCCATTGCGGACAGCGGAACCATAATCATCAAAGCAATCATCGGTACAAGGAACAATTGCAGGTCTTTCAAAATGATTTTTTTGAGTAACTTATCCAGAACAGCGTAGATACTAATGGATATGAAGATTGGGAATACGCTGGCTGAATAATTCATCATGACAACCGGTATACCCAGGAATGAGACATCCGAGCCTTTATCCATGAGCCCCGTGAAGCTCGGTTCCATCAGAGCGGCACCAATTACACCTGCTACATAAGGATTGGCTTTCAGCTTCATACCCAGTGTGATGCCAAGGAAAATGGGCAAGAAATAAAATACAGCGTTGCCGGCAGCGGATAAAATCAAGTATGTGTCACTTGTATCCGACATCCATCCGAACATGGTCAGGACAGTCAGCAAAGCTTTTAGCATGCCTGATCCTGCCATAGCCGGGATTAATGGCGAGAAACTTCCGGATATAATTTCAAAAACTTTGGATAATAGCGAGGTTTTTTCCCCTGTAGACTCAGCCGATGAAGAGGAATCTCCTCCGAAATCCCGGTTTTTCATAATCTCCGCATATACATGAGCCACGTTACTACCGATGACCACCTGGAACTGGCCGCCGCTTTCAACAACGGTAATAATACCATCGTGTTTTTCAAGCGTTTCGCGTTCGGCCTTTTTCGAATCTTTCAGGTCGAATCTCAGCCGGGTCGCACAGTGGACAAGACCATTGATATTGGCTTCTCCGCCGACGAGACGAACGATGTCATCCCCCATTTTTTTATGATCCATGTTCATTCTCCTTTGTTGTTAAGATTGCCTGAAAACAAAAAAATACCTAAACGAATGGCTATGATCATCGGAAAGATGACCTGTTGCCAATCATTTAGGTATCGCCTGCTTGAGCAGTAACAATCCTTGTCGTTAAGTTGTGAGACCTACTATATATGACGCCGAAATCGTTTGCAAGCTTTTTTTATTCCGCGTCCAGCAGCTCGTTACGGGAAGTGACACGTTGAATATGGATCGTCAAATACACCTTTTCATCAATGGACATGGCACTTTCAAACTTGTCCTCAAGGTACTGATTGATCCGTTGCGTGCATTCAAATGCCTTGCTATATTTGTCCTTCACCTGCTCATACAGAAAGTTATCTCCAGAAGCAAATTGCTCCTGTTCATTACTCAACATTCGCTGCACAAAATATTGAAGATGGGTAATAAACCGAGAATAATTAAATGAATTTTCATCCAGGGTGATGTGGTAATGGTTGGTCACAATGTTGAAGATATCATCGATAACTTCCGTAATTTCAACGGTTTGTTTCATGCCTTGAGCATCTTGACGAGCGTTTACAAAATGCATGGCAATAAAGCTGGCCTCATGTTCATCCATTTGTATGCCGAATTGTTCCTGAATCAGCTCTACAGCGTTCATGCCAATCCCAAACTCCTTCTTGTAAAACTTCTTAATCTGCCACAAAAGGGAATTCTTCAGCCCGACGGATTTACGGTACCGGGTAATGGCAAACTGAATATGATCGATCAATGATATATAGATATTATCGCTAAAAATATCGCCCATTTCCTGTTTGGCATGACCCACAATTTCGTCCGCTAACTTCAAATATTCAACCGATGTTTCCCCAATCAGATCGATGAGTTTTTGCGGTATTTTATCCGATTTCAGCACAAAGGTTTTTTCGATTTTATCCTCATCCACGGGCTGTCCGTTTTTCTTTTTGAAGCCAAGACCGTTGCCAATGACAACAAATTCGTGACCAACCTGGTTCTCAGCCCGGATGACATTGTTGTTAAAAATCTGACGGATGATCATATATGTGTTTCACCTCAATTGGTCGTAATAATAACAAAAAACCCAAACTAAGGCTTAATAGACAGCCTTGGTTTGGGTATCGCCTGCTTACCAGTAACAATCCCGAAGAAGACGCAGCTTCCTCTTTCAATTATGTCCACTATACCGCTTTCATAACAGAATAACAATACAATGATTTCTGGAAATGGACGTAAAGACGTGGATTTTTGGTATAATAAGAAATGCTGGAAGTGAATTAGATGGGCTGGGTTGCATAATAAGTTACCGAGGACGGTCATTTTTAAGCATATACAGGATTATTGGAGTGATAACATGAGCAATGCAAAGGGAAAAGGCGGCACCGGCCGTGGTACAGGTAAAAAAGGCTGGAACCGTTGGCAAGCCGCTGCTAACCGGGCAAAAAGTGCCCCGAAGCCTTATAAAAGTAAAGGTACAAAGAAGAAGGACGATACCGAAACTTCAAGTGGCAAGCCCGAGTAAGTATGGCTTGACGATGCCAGAGGAGAGAGCTGCCTGACTAACGGGTGGGTCTCTTTTTGCTTGAAAAGATAAAAAATTAAATTGACAGTAGTGTAAATATGGTAATAATATAGATCTTACGCAAATTAGATGGTAGTGCTACTATATAGAGAAAGGAGCATCAGCATGCCTGTTAATATGG
This window contains:
- a CDS encoding SRPBCC domain-containing protein is translated as MSNQVEISYRFNAPRELVFKAFTESEHLQNWWGPKGWTFTVAKSDFRSGGVFHYNQKPDDGDTMWVKFVYSEIISSEKIVYTSFFSDEKGDTVRAPFDESWPMKTLNTVLFSEYEGATTIKMIVTPVSPTEEENQAFEASKEMVHTGFTGTFHQLTEYLSKI
- a CDS encoding PRD domain-containing protein gives rise to the protein MIIRQIFNNNVIRAENQVGHEFVVIGNGLGFKKKNGQPVDEDKIEKTFVLKSDKIPQKLIDLIGETSVEYLKLADEIVGHAKQEMGDIFSDNIYISLIDHIQFAITRYRKSVGLKNSLLWQIKKFYKKEFGIGMNAVELIQEQFGIQMDEHEASFIAMHFVNARQDAQGMKQTVEITEVIDDIFNIVTNHYHITLDENSFNYSRFITHLQYFVQRMLSNEQEQFASGDNFLYEQVKDKYSKAFECTQRINQYLEDKFESAMSIDEKVYLTIHIQRVTSRNELLDAE
- a CDS encoding VOC family protein, with the translated sequence MAIRAKQIFVNLPVQDLKKSVEFFTKVGFEFDANFTDESATCMIIGENIYAMLLVEERFQSFISKKISNAADTTEVIVALSVDSREQVDVIVQAALDAGAKPYNEPQDHGFMYGWSFQDPDDHLWEVSYMDLSAFPSE
- a CDS encoding beta-glucoside-specific PTS transporter subunit IIABC — its product is MDHKKMGDDIVRLVGGEANINGLVHCATRLRFDLKDSKKAERETLEKHDGIITVVESGGQFQVVIGSNVAHVYAEIMKNRDFGGDSSSSAESTGEKTSLLSKVFEIISGSFSPLIPAMAGSGMLKALLTVLTMFGWMSDTSDTYLILSAAGNAVFYFLPIFLGITLGMKLKANPYVAGVIGAALMEPSFTGLMDKGSDVSFLGIPVVMMNYSASVFPIFISISIYAVLDKLLKKIILKDLQLFLVPMIALMIMVPLSAMAFGPFGTTVGDWISSGVTWLIGVSGILSGVVLGGFMTFMVVFGLHWGFTPITIQNIGVGGDPIEAMAAAAVFAQIGVAFGIFLKAKKNKTLRTLAGSTSLTGLLAGVTEPIVYGLILRYKRVIPIVVIAGAIGGAINGHFGVKMTAYVFHNIFAIPVYTPTVVYVIAIACSFAVAAVLTVMFGYESKTKDTASEKNESVSSTSAESTPAELPVVPETKTTEIKKELIYSPLTGKAVALSTINDPAFSTGAMGKGLAIVPEIGEVVAPVDGVVTSLFPTGHAIGLTTNAGTEILIHIGINTVALKGKHFSPVVQEGDIVRQGDLLIQFDIDKIMEAGYETVTPVMVTLTQQEVDVFETTQEQVQKNDVLLTLVV
- a CDS encoding DUF3934 family protein gives rise to the protein MSNAKGKGGTGRGTGKKGWNRWQAAANRAKSAPKPYKSKGTKKKDDTETSSGKPE
- a CDS encoding TetR/AcrR family transcriptional regulator; this translates as MNKKQLQTEQTKKKLADASKALFVQKGYKATSIEDIVAATGSSKGNIYYHFKSKEGLFLYLIDEWDREWEENWAAKEHLYRTSTEKIYGLAEQLVLDDMNHPLTKAADEFFTGEKKENDIEERISLMFERHIQFNKQMIEQGIESGEFKADNVDHLALILESTIIGLSQMSRGMEPDQALALYRQAASVFLHGIAKDKA
- a CDS encoding MFS transporter; its protein translation is MALLTRNRGALLLLMFNIFLVFTGIGLVVPIMPAYMDLLHITGFTVGLLVAAFSFTQFLFSPLAGRWSDTWGRKKIIVGGMLIFAVSEFMFGAVNAPALLFAARMLGGIGAAMIFPAVMAYTADITTEEERGKGMGLINAAITTGFIIGPGIGGYIADFGIRIPFYAAGVAGLLAAIITMIILPESARSTGEQSKPVAGAAKVKAPGMVAQLLNSYREPYFFSLIIVFVMAFGLANYETVFSLFVDHKFGFTTKDIAFIITFGSIAGAVVQVSLIGWLLNRFGEKMVISVCLLFVAVFVLLTLFVHTYWMILVVTFIVFLGMDILRPAISTQMSKLAQEQQGFVAGLNSAYTSLGNIAGPIVAGALFDVNINYPYVSAAAVLAICFLLSLRVLRGAKAVKQPKAEM
- a CDS encoding glycoside hydrolase family 1 protein; this encodes MKHTQLKPFPKDFFWGGSTSAYQIEGAWNEDGKGPSVIDMGNHVEGVTDFKVTSDHYHMYKEDVALLAEMGFKAYRFSIAWTRIYPQGAGEVNPKGLAFYDSLINELIKYGIEPIVTMYHFDLPYALEENGGWSNRTTIDAFEQYAKTLYENYGDRVKYWLTINEQNMLILHPGSLGTLDTTLVDPQKTLYQQNHHMLVAQAKAMVLCHEMLPEAKIGPAPNIGVIYPASSKPEDTLAADNYAAIRNWLYLDMAVYGRYNHIAWSYLEEKGYTPIIEDGDMDILAQGNPDFIAFNYYTSQTVGESLNDGNDFSHTGDQHEIVGEPGAYRGSVNPYLQKTEFGWEIDPVGFRSTLRQIYSRYHLPLIVTENGLGAFDKLEEGDVVNDPYRIEFFNKHIEQIQLAITDGVDVFGFCPWSAIDLVSTHQGSSKRYGFIYVDREEFVIKELRRIRKQSFHWYQKLIETNGKVR